From Mesomycoplasma dispar, a single genomic window includes:
- the gatB gene encoding Asp-tRNA(Asn)/Glu-tRNA(Gln) amidotransferase subunit GatB — MNSKYLITIGVEIHLELNTKAKMFSNSPNLRGNSNSFFNLFDLAYLGTLPKINKLAVEKAIILAKALKMEISPILAFDRKNYFYPDLPKGFQISQQFHPIGKNGTLNVEDSVIAIERIHLEEDTAKQIHKDEQTFFDYNRCGAPLIEIVTKPVLDSAKKAAKYVDEIRKLSLFLGISDAKLENGSLRADINISVRDKNQVEFNPKVEIKNINSISNIQKATELEIQDQIDIYEKGGKVEQVTKKFNDKLIKNQILRSKSDAIDYKYFPEPNLPYIELKQDFVDKIQVPLVPLEIEKMLEKQGVSTFYINQILNNFEYWTFLKSSNPENWHLSVKLFFSEIVPIINKLGIQNLSINFEFFGLLVKKHLLNEISNSEFRQIIEIKQKSKNLDLDSVLKLVSENKLSDTEVKQFLVEIVKQETVQIKKNKQNKDKLFKFLIGKIIQKTKGNADPKKVSEILKDWLDNFNEKN; from the coding sequence TTGAATAGCAAATATTTAATCACAATTGGTGTTGAAATTCATTTAGAACTAAATACGAAGGCAAAAATGTTTTCAAATTCACCTAATTTACGCGGTAATTCTAATAGTTTTTTTAACCTTTTTGATCTAGCTTATCTTGGAACTTTGCCAAAAATCAACAAACTTGCCGTAGAAAAAGCGATTATTTTAGCAAAAGCGCTTAAAATGGAAATTTCACCGATATTAGCCTTCGACCGTAAAAATTATTTTTATCCCGACTTGCCAAAAGGTTTTCAAATTAGTCAGCAATTCCATCCGATTGGTAAAAATGGAACTTTAAATGTTGAAGATTCTGTGATTGCAATTGAAAGAATTCATCTCGAAGAAGACACTGCAAAACAAATTCATAAAGATGAGCAAACTTTTTTTGATTACAACAGATGTGGAGCGCCACTAATTGAAATTGTTACAAAACCTGTACTAGATTCGGCAAAAAAAGCTGCAAAATATGTTGATGAAATAAGAAAATTATCGTTATTTTTAGGTATTTCTGATGCTAAATTAGAAAACGGTTCGCTTCGTGCTGATATAAATATTTCTGTTCGTGATAAAAATCAAGTTGAATTTAACCCAAAAGTTGAAATCAAAAACATTAATTCGATATCTAATATTCAAAAAGCAACTGAACTTGAAATTCAAGATCAGATTGACATTTATGAAAAAGGTGGAAAAGTTGAACAAGTTACAAAAAAATTTAACGATAAATTAATAAAAAATCAGATTTTGCGTTCTAAATCTGATGCAATTGACTATAAGTATTTTCCAGAACCAAATTTACCTTATATCGAACTAAAGCAAGATTTTGTCGATAAAATTCAAGTACCACTTGTACCACTAGAAATTGAAAAAATGCTTGAAAAACAAGGGGTTTCAACTTTTTATATCAATCAAATTTTGAATAATTTCGAATACTGAACATTTTTAAAAAGTTCAAATCCTGAAAATTGGCACTTGAGTGTTAAATTGTTTTTTTCTGAAATTGTTCCAATTATTAACAAGTTAGGAATTCAAAATTTATCGATAAATTTTGAATTTTTTGGTTTGTTAGTAAAAAAACATCTTTTAAATGAGATTTCAAATTCTGAATTTCGACAAATTATTGAAATTAAGCAAAAATCAAAAAACCTTGATTTAGATAGTGTTTTAAAGTTGGTTTCAGAAAATAAATTATCTGATACTGAAGTTAAGCAATTTTTAGTTGAAATAGTTAAACAAGAAACAGTCCAAATTAAAAAAAATAAACAAAATAAAGATAAATTATTTAAATTTTTGATCGGAAAAATTATTCAAAAAACAAAAGGAAACGCTGATCCAAAAAAAGTTAGCGAAATCCTAAAAGATTGGTTAGATAATTTTAATGAAAAAAATTAA
- a CDS encoding signal peptidase II, with product MKSKLKKLTNFIKLKYQLVGKKRFFLNIIIAFSIIVAFLLIDQLTKNLIFSWDEYEISTKKGFIKNISWGFIGFRPLLHQGVTSRINHIIGFEGIHIFAFFLSLILLILIPFSKKFSLTVFMAILLAGNWGNEIDRILNDNTVKDLLYLPFTNSSGTFNFADIFIFIGPIGIILVHIIDTFKNSYWEKFKKRKKKNVVEKKDNDDFVN from the coding sequence ATGAAATCCAAACTGAAAAAATTAACTAATTTTATTAAATTAAAGTATCAATTAGTCGGAAAAAAGCGATTTTTTCTAAATATCATTATCGCTTTTTCTATTATTGTAGCTTTTTTACTAATTGACCAATTAACAAAAAATTTAATTTTTTCATGAGATGAATACGAAATTTCTACTAAAAAAGGTTTTATAAAAAATATTTCTTGAGGTTTCATTGGATTTCGGCCACTTTTACACCAAGGAGTAACTTCGCGAATTAATCATATTATCGGGTTCGAAGGAATTCATATTTTCGCCTTTTTTTTATCGTTAATTCTTCTAATTTTAATTCCATTTAGTAAAAAATTTTCACTTACCGTTTTTATGGCAATTCTTTTAGCTGGTAATTGAGGGAATGAAATTGATAGAATTTTGAATGATAATACTGTAAAAGACTTACTTTATTTACCTTTCACAAATTCGAGTGGTACTTTTAATTTTGCAGATATTTTCATTTTCATAGGGCCAATAGGTATAATTTTAGTTCATATTATTGATACTTTTAAAAATTCATATTGAGAAAAATTTAAAAAGCGAAAAAAGAAAAATGTTGTTGAAAAAAAGGATAATGATGATTTTGTAAATTAG
- the fba gene encoding class II fructose-1,6-bisphosphate aldolase, protein MTLVNTKTMLEKARKNNYAIPHININNLEWTKAALLAAQAKKSPLIIGTSEGALKYMGGLKTVYNLVTNLMDFLEITVPIALHLDHGSYETCKEALKNGYSSVMYDGSKEEFSVNLQKTQEIVDLARKTDATVEAEVGQIGGEEDGVIGNGEIADPDNAKKLADTGIACLAAGIGNIHGIYPENWESLNFDVLEEISKKTQIPLVLHGGSGIPKDQIQKAIKLGISKINVNTELQQANAVAISEFVLSGKINQGKNFDPRKLLAPGTKAIQLLIEDKIVEFGSENQA, encoded by the coding sequence ATGACACTAGTTAACACCAAAACAATGTTGGAAAAAGCGCGGAAAAACAACTATGCAATTCCACATATTAATATTAATAACCTTGAATGAACAAAAGCGGCACTTTTAGCGGCACAAGCAAAAAAATCACCATTAATTATCGGGACATCTGAAGGTGCGCTAAAATATATGGGTGGTCTAAAAACTGTCTATAATTTAGTTACTAATTTGATGGATTTTCTTGAAATAACAGTTCCAATTGCGCTTCATTTAGATCATGGAAGTTATGAAACCTGCAAAGAGGCGCTGAAAAACGGTTATTCTTCTGTGATGTATGATGGATCTAAAGAAGAATTTTCTGTAAATCTGCAAAAAACACAGGAAATTGTTGATTTGGCCAGAAAAACAGATGCGACTGTTGAAGCTGAAGTTGGCCAAATTGGCGGTGAAGAAGATGGGGTGATCGGAAATGGCGAAATCGCTGACCCTGATAATGCCAAAAAACTTGCTGATACTGGAATTGCTTGTTTAGCTGCAGGAATTGGGAATATTCACGGAATTTATCCAGAAAATTGAGAATCTTTGAATTTCGATGTTTTAGAAGAAATTTCTAAAAAAACACAAATTCCGTTAGTTTTACACGGTGGCAGCGGAATCCCAAAAGATCAAATTCAAAAAGCAATTAAACTTGGTATTTCAAAAATTAACGTAAATACTGAATTACAACAAGCAAACGCTGTTGCTATTTCTGAATTTGTGCTTTCTGGAAAAATTAATCAAGGGAAAAATTTTGATCCTCGAAAATTATTAGCACCTGGAACAAAAGCGATTCAACTTCTTATTGAAGATAAAATTGTTGAATTTGGATCTGAAAATCAAGCATAA
- the rpoE gene encoding DNA-directed RNA polymerase subunit delta, producing the protein MKTIISIAVNFLKNREQAHFSDIFLEVQTSLMAKWENQLPNLSTEKILTLKRGELYKLLTIDGNFVALGDNNWALRSDLNT; encoded by the coding sequence ATGAAAACTATAATCTCAATAGCGGTAAATTTTCTGAAAAATCGTGAACAAGCACATTTTAGCGACATTTTTTTAGAAGTTCAAACTTCGTTAATGGCAAAATGGGAAAATCAATTACCAAATTTGTCAACAGAGAAAATTTTAACTCTAAAACGCGGCGAATTGTATAAATTGTTAACAATTGACGGCAATTTTGTTGCTCTTGGAGATAATAATTGAGCGCTCAGAAGCGATCTTAATACATAA
- a CDS encoding amidase family protein, with protein MTKFKLNIDQAIEKLKKDENNAVAYFFQEKNNKNGVLAGKFFSIKSNFATVEGVSHGSSVSLENFQPSYNSTVFQKLIDAGAQPLVKVHNDELGLGGKGLFSAFGEIVNPLDKTKLIGGSSSGSAATINFVHFAIGSDTGDSIRRPASFIGKVGFKPSYGAVSRYGLFAYATSLDTVAWLTHNVFDTILVSQVVFGADKNDLTSVEIDVKKVEKEKPKRVAVFDFGDEIEDYVSQKFYKLKDVLKTDGVELEIIKPNLELLKTILPVYEIISYSEATSNLSAINGITFGKTDKNLKWEEIFLKTRTDGFGFMLQKRLIWGSFFLEKENQEYFFIKAKKVRTLIKKYYEQILERFDLVIFPAFYGIAPDISGKNSEKSDKITNFILAISNLVGNPSISLPLGKYKNLPFNLAVDSKINSDAKLLGFSLYLEEKIGEINVE; from the coding sequence ATGACTAAATTCAAACTTAACATCGATCAAGCGATAGAAAAATTAAAAAAAGATGAAAATAACGCTGTAGCTTATTTTTTTCAAGAAAAAAATAATAAAAACGGAGTTTTAGCGGGCAAATTTTTTAGTATCAAATCAAACTTTGCAACCGTTGAAGGTGTTTCTCATGGCTCATCAGTTTCACTTGAAAATTTTCAACCATCTTATAATTCAACAGTTTTTCAAAAATTAATCGATGCTGGGGCGCAACCGTTAGTCAAAGTGCATAATGATGAATTAGGATTAGGTGGAAAAGGTCTTTTTTCTGCTTTTGGAGAAATTGTTAATCCGCTTGATAAAACAAAATTAATTGGCGGATCTTCTTCGGGAAGCGCCGCAACAATTAATTTTGTTCATTTTGCAATTGGTTCAGATACAGGTGATTCGATTAGAAGACCTGCTAGTTTTATTGGAAAAGTTGGATTCAAACCTTCGTATGGTGCGGTTTCACGTTATGGCTTGTTTGCCTATGCGACTTCACTTGACACGGTTGCTTGATTGACTCACAATGTTTTTGATACGATTTTAGTTTCTCAAGTTGTTTTTGGTGCTGATAAAAATGATTTAACTTCTGTTGAAATCGATGTTAAAAAAGTGGAAAAAGAGAAACCAAAAAGAGTTGCTGTTTTTGATTTTGGCGATGAAATTGAGGACTATGTTAGTCAAAAGTTCTATAAATTAAAGGATGTTTTGAAAACTGATGGTGTAGAATTGGAAATTATCAAACCCAATCTTGAACTTTTAAAAACAATTTTACCAGTTTATGAAATTATTTCCTATTCTGAAGCGACCTCAAATTTATCAGCGATTAACGGGATAACTTTTGGAAAAACAGATAAAAATTTAAAGTGAGAAGAGATTTTTCTCAAAACAAGAACGGATGGATTTGGATTTATGTTGCAAAAAAGACTTATTTGGGGGTCTTTTTTTCTTGAAAAAGAGAATCAAGAATACTTTTTTATTAAGGCAAAAAAGGTAAGAACTTTAATCAAAAAGTATTATGAGCAAATACTTGAAAGATTTGATTTAGTTATTTTTCCTGCCTTTTATGGAATTGCGCCTGACATTTCTGGAAAAAATAGCGAAAAAAGTGACAAAATTACTAATTTTATTTTGGCGATTTCAAATTTAGTTGGCAATCCATCAATTAGTTTGCCACTTGGGAAATACAAAAACTTACCATTTAATTTAGCTGTTGATTCAAAAATAAATTCTGATGCAAAACTTTTAGGTTTTTCCCTTTATCTTGAAGAAAAAATAGGTGAAATTAATGTTGAATAG
- a CDS encoding pseudouridine synthase family protein, with the protein MIKFVATKDQDGQKLIQLVKKILLNFSYNEIQKYFRNKKIKVNNVVQLKNYCIKEGDVVLIFVDEKKDKIEKKLPKFSINLKIIYKDSNILIIDKPENLQVHGGAFNLDLVVWNYLKIPENQIFMPSHIGRLDKKTSGIILYGLNYQSVVELNKKQNFFEKIYTFESEINLKKSIKTDLFVRKNDLIKKMEVVPKSLKSTLVSTTFYSKNHKKFAILHTGKKHQIRVSLSHLGFPILGDEKYGGLKAKRLFLHSFSLKFSNLEGFLSYLNDKKFTSKPEWW; encoded by the coding sequence ATGATTAAGTTTGTTGCAACCAAAGATCAAGACGGACAAAAGTTAATCCAATTAGTTAAAAAAATACTTTTGAATTTTAGTTACAACGAAATTCAAAAGTATTTTCGTAACAAAAAAATTAAAGTTAACAATGTTGTTCAGTTAAAAAATTATTGCATAAAAGAAGGTGATGTAGTCTTAATTTTTGTTGATGAAAAAAAGGACAAAATTGAGAAAAAATTACCAAAATTCAGCATAAATTTAAAAATTATCTATAAAGATAGCAACATTTTGATTATTGACAAACCGGAAAATCTACAAGTGCACGGCGGCGCCTTCAATTTGGATTTAGTTGTATGAAATTATTTGAAAATTCCAGAAAATCAAATTTTTATGCCTTCACACATCGGTAGACTCGACAAAAAAACATCCGGAATTATTTTATATGGTCTTAATTATCAAAGTGTTGTTGAATTAAATAAAAAACAGAACTTTTTTGAGAAAATTTACACATTTGAATCAGAGATAAACCTAAAAAAGTCTATAAAAACCGACCTTTTTGTTCGTAAAAATGATTTGATAAAAAAAATGGAAGTTGTTCCAAAATCGTTAAAATCAACTTTGGTGTCAACAACTTTTTACTCTAAAAATCATAAAAAATTTGCAATTTTACATACAGGCAAAAAACATCAAATCCGAGTTAGTTTGTCACATTTAGGTTTTCCAATTTTGGGCGATGAAAAATATGGGGGTTTAAAAGCAAAACGACTTTTTTTGCATAGTTTTTCCTTAAAATTTAGCAATTTAGAAGGTTTTTTATCCTACTTAAATGACAAAAAGTTTACTTCGAAACCTGAATGGTGATAG
- the ileS gene encoding isoleucine--tRNA ligase: MDKNYYKNSLNIFNSNFSMKANLPEKDKFYTDFWEKNQIYQKILKNRQGKTRFILHDGPPYANGDIHIGHALNKVLKDIIVRYKTMSGFYSPFVPGWDTHGLPIENKIINQIESKSALEIRQKANDFANSQIFVQMEQFKKLNLLTDFKDIYQTNTPDYEAKQLKLFKKIVSRDLVYRALKPIYWSPSSQSALAEAEIEYLDHRSPSVFVGFNIKKGNNFVQPNDKLVIWTTTPWTLIANSGVAIGLNFNYIRVKSGQNFYILAANLLEKLSNTFGWKDYEIIASFTGETLLGVEYHHPIFEKICPVVFGKHVTLDAGSGLVHLAPLFGEDDYWIGRENNLEMVMHVDDNGKFNENAKQFSGLFYDDSNKVITDFLNEKSAILNLSFIKHSFPHDWRTLKPVIYRGTPQWFVSVEKIKKELESAIENIEFPENWLKNRLKKMIIDRKDWLISRQRSWGIPLIIFYDQNKKPVLDKPEIFDHIISLVEKHGSSIWYEKTTDELLPKQYQNLGWTKENDILDVWFDSGVSFLAANINGENPPFDIYFEGSDQYRGWFNSSLINSVIYSGVSPYKKLLSHGFVVDSKGNKMSKSRGNGVDPIVILKKYGCDIFRLWVANSEYYNDVVYSESIFEQNVEIYRKIRNTVRFLITNLIDFEPKKYELTELDLYIYNKIQKLKNEIIENYDKNRFVRVVKIINNFIIEFSNFYLSIVKDVLYADKKDSLKRRQIQYNLYELLLVLNIAIAPIMPTTAEEIYQYVQKSNKQISVHMENFFEKSNFDEKLDTKWEEFFQIKDSIYQLIEQKIQTKEINRSNEVGILLKTDSDFIKSLDLVKLLMVAKVDFSDKKTEILQLNWQKCPRCWNHFEKIDTVCQRCFEVLNEIQTEKIN; this comes from the coding sequence ATGGATAAAAATTACTATAAAAATTCGTTAAATATATTTAACTCGAATTTTTCAATGAAGGCAAATTTACCTGAAAAAGATAAATTTTATACTGATTTTTGGGAAAAAAACCAAATTTATCAAAAAATCTTAAAAAATAGACAAGGAAAAACAAGGTTTATTCTTCACGACGGTCCTCCATATGCAAACGGCGACATTCACATTGGTCACGCGCTTAATAAAGTTTTAAAAGATATAATTGTTCGTTACAAAACTATGTCAGGTTTTTACTCTCCGTTTGTTCCAGGTTGAGATACCCACGGTTTACCGATTGAAAACAAAATTATTAATCAAATCGAATCAAAATCAGCCCTTGAAATACGTCAAAAAGCAAATGATTTTGCTAATTCACAAATTTTTGTGCAAATGGAACAATTTAAAAAACTTAATTTATTGACTGATTTTAAGGATATTTATCAAACAAACACTCCTGATTATGAAGCTAAACAGTTAAAATTATTCAAAAAAATCGTTAGCCGTGATCTTGTTTACCGTGCTTTAAAACCGATTTATTGATCACCAAGTAGTCAAAGCGCGCTTGCTGAAGCAGAAATTGAGTATCTCGATCACCGTTCACCATCTGTTTTTGTCGGCTTTAACATAAAAAAAGGTAACAATTTTGTACAACCAAACGATAAATTAGTTATTTGAACAACTACACCGTGAACTTTAATTGCAAATTCAGGGGTTGCAATTGGTTTGAATTTTAATTACATCCGTGTAAAAAGCGGTCAAAATTTTTACATTTTAGCTGCTAATTTACTAGAAAAATTAAGTAACACTTTTGGATGAAAAGACTATGAAATCATAGCTAGTTTTACTGGTGAAACGCTTTTAGGAGTGGAATATCATCATCCAATTTTTGAAAAAATTTGCCCTGTTGTTTTTGGAAAACACGTAACTTTAGATGCGGGATCAGGACTTGTTCATTTAGCACCGCTTTTTGGCGAGGATGACTACTGGATTGGTCGCGAAAATAACCTTGAAATGGTTATGCACGTAGACGATAATGGAAAATTTAATGAAAACGCAAAGCAATTTTCTGGTTTATTTTATGATGATTCTAACAAGGTAATAACTGATTTTTTAAATGAAAAATCAGCAATTTTAAACTTGAGTTTTATTAAACACTCTTTTCCTCATGATTGAAGAACTTTAAAACCAGTAATTTATCGCGGGACACCGCAATGATTTGTTTCAGTGGAGAAAATCAAAAAAGAACTAGAAAGCGCCATAGAAAACATTGAATTTCCAGAAAATTGGCTTAAAAATCGTCTAAAAAAAATGATAATTGATAGGAAAGATTGGCTAATTTCACGTCAGCGAAGTTGAGGAATACCACTAATTATTTTTTATGATCAAAATAAAAAACCAGTTTTGGACAAACCAGAAATTTTTGACCATATAATTTCACTAGTTGAAAAACACGGATCATCAATTTGGTATGAAAAAACAACAGATGAACTTCTTCCAAAACAGTATCAAAACTTGGGCTGAACTAAGGAAAACGACATTTTAGATGTCTGATTTGATTCAGGAGTTAGTTTTTTGGCCGCAAATATTAATGGTGAAAATCCGCCTTTTGACATTTATTTCGAGGGTTCAGACCAATACCGAGGCTGATTTAACTCTTCTTTGATAAATTCAGTTATATATTCTGGAGTTTCTCCCTATAAAAAATTGCTTTCCCACGGTTTCGTTGTTGATTCGAAGGGAAATAAAATGTCAAAATCAAGAGGTAACGGTGTTGATCCAATTGTAATTTTGAAAAAATATGGTTGTGATATTTTCCGACTTTGAGTTGCAAACAGCGAATATTATAATGATGTTGTTTATTCTGAGTCAATTTTTGAACAAAATGTGGAAATTTATCGAAAAATTCGTAACACAGTTCGGTTTTTAATAACAAATTTAATTGATTTTGAACCAAAAAAGTACGAATTAACAGAACTGGATTTGTATATTTACAATAAAATTCAAAAGTTGAAAAATGAAATTATTGAAAATTATGATAAAAATCGATTTGTTCGTGTTGTTAAAATAATCAATAATTTTATTATTGAATTTTCTAATTTTTACCTATCAATTGTTAAAGATGTTTTGTACGCTGATAAAAAAGATTCCTTAAAAAGAAGGCAAATTCAATATAATTTATACGAACTTTTGCTTGTTTTAAACATTGCAATTGCACCAATTATGCCAACAACAGCAGAAGAAATTTATCAATATGTTCAAAAAAGCAACAAACAAATTTCGGTACATATGGAAAATTTCTTTGAAAAGTCCAACTTTGACGAAAAACTAGATACAAAATGAGAAGAATTTTTTCAGATCAAGGATTCAATATATCAGTTAATCGAACAAAAAATTCAAACAAAAGAAATTAACCGATCAAATGAGGTTGGAATTTTATTAAAAACTGATTCTGACTTTATTAAATCACTCGATCTTGTAAAATTATTAATGGTTGCAAAAGTTGATTTTTCTGATAAAAAAACAGAAATTTTGCAACTTAATTGACAAAAATGCCCAAGATGCTGAAACCATTTTGAAAAAATTGACACTGTTTGCCAACGCTGTTTTGAGGTCTTAAATGAAATCCAAACTGAAAAAATTAACTAA